GGTTGAGAAAAGCCTTTTATGATGGTTTTTTTATCCTTTTCAAATAATTTATCACCCTTTCTCAGCGTTTTGGCAAGGAGGTTGCAAAATGTTGGGTAGAAAAGGGGACTCCTTCAGAGCTATTGCTGAACACTCATTTGTCCTGGCTCACCCTTACTTATTCTAATAAACAAACTCAGAAACATGAAAACTCTCCGTTCGTATTTCGCCTTCATGCTAGCGCTGCTACTGTTGGGGACCAACTTTGCGCAAGCGCAGGACTCTGCTAAAACCAAGAAGCCTTGGAGCAAAACCGCCAAAGGCGGCTTGCTAGGTGCTGGTGGCGGTGCTGTTGTAGGTGGCGTGCTAGGCCGCGTGATTGGTGGTAAGAACAGCACTGCTGGTGGTGCTATCATTGGTGCCGCAGTAGGTGGTGGTGCTGGCGCCCTGATCGGCCGTCGCATGGACAAGCAGGCTGCTGAGCTGAAGAAAGACATGGAAGGCGCCAAAGTTGAGCGCGTAGGCGAAGGCATCAAGATCACCTTCAACTCGGGTATCTTGTTCGCTAAGAACTCGGCTACTCTAACGAGTGCTGCTGCTGAAAACATCAACACGCTGGCTACTACGCTGAAAAAGTACGGTGACACCAACGTGCTGATCGAAGGCCACACCGACAACACCGGTACGGATGCTATCAACGATCCGCTGTCGAAGCGTCGTGCGCAGGCCGTTGCTAACGCCATCACGGCCCAAGGTATCGATACGTCGCGCTTGACTACCCAAGGCTACGGCTCGAAACAGCCAGTTGCTGACAACTCTACGGAAGCTGGTCGCACTGCCAACCGTCGTGTAGAAGTTGCCATCTACGCTAACGAAAAGCTGAAGAAGGCTGCTGAGAAAGGCACCATCTAAGCCAATAGACAGATGGCGATGAGCAATTAGTGATTGCAAGCCAACTGTAAACTAGAAAGCCTCGTTACCTGAGCGGTAGCGAGGCTTTTTCTTTTGTGGAAGTACGGCCTCCTTAGTAAGTACTCATTGTTTGCTGTGCATGACACCCGACCAGAAAACTTGGCAAAATCACCTCATTCTACACGAGTTCTACGGTCCGTTGCCGTTAGCGCCGCGTCGCACACCCATGCGCGAGTTGATTTCTACGTTGCTTTCGCATCGTACTACTCACGTGGCAGAAGAGCTAGCATATAGTCGGATGCTGGAAGAATTTGGAGACTGGGAAGGAGTGTTGGTCGCGCCATTGGCTGCCCTAGCCCACGCCATTCGGACCACTCGGTGGCCCGATACGCAAGCACCACGTATCCAAGAAATACTGCGGCGCATCAAGGCCGAGCGAGGTGAGTTTAACCTAGACTTCTTAGCCGAGTGGCCTGTAGAGAAGGGGTTGCAATGGCTAACCGACATGCCTGGTATTGGCCTGAAGACTGCCTCACTGGTGTTGCTCTTCAACTTTCAAAAGCCAGTATTGCCCGTTGACACGCACGTGCACCGAGTGGCACAGCGAGTAGGCATGATCGGGCCGAAAGTGTCCGTGGAGAAGGCGCACCAGCTTCTATTAGCGCAGTTGCCCAAGGATCCGGTGGTACTACTCAACTTTCACAAGCACAACTACTGGCACGGGCAACATATCTGCTTTTTTGCGAAGCCTGACTGCGCTCGTTGTCCATTAAAGGGCTTTTGCAACTACTATGAAGAGCATTACGGTCCAGCTACGGCTGAAGCCCTCGCAGCTACCCCAAAACACTGGGATATAGCTTGGGGTGAGTTGCAGCACTAAGGCAAGCAAGCGAGTAAACGAGGGTTCGTTCAAAAGCTTGTAGCTTGCGACCTGAAGCTAGCAGCTATTCCATGCGCCTCGTTCGTCACCCGGTTCTCTGCAATTATTACGTCACGTACCGGTGCAATGCGCGCTGTTCGTTCTGCGATATTTGGGAAAAGCCTTCACCTTACATTTTGTTAGCTGATGTCGAGCAAAATCTGCGGGATCTTAAAAGGCTTGGCGTAAGCGTCATCGACTTCACAGGGGGCGAGCCACTGCTGCACCGGCAGATTCATGAGTTTGTGGGCTTGGCGCACGAACTAGGTTTCATCACGACGCTCACGACTAACTGCCTTTTGTACCCCAAATACGCCGAGCGGCTGCGGGGCAAAGTGGATATGTTGCATTTCTCCCTCGATGCCTCCGAGAAAGAGGTACACGACAAAGGCCGTGGGGTGGCTTGTTTCGACTTTGTGCTCGAAAGTATTCGGGTCGCAAAGGAGCTAGGGGAGCGGCCTGATATTTTGTTCACTGTCTTTCGCGAGAACTTAGCTGATTTGGAAGCTGTGTACCGCGACATTGCGCAGCCCAATGGGCTAATGCTCATCATTAACCCGGCATTCGAGTACAACAGCGTTGCTACCGGCGAGCAACTCACCACGGCAGAGCTAGATTATTTGTCGGCTTTCGGCAAACGTAAAGGGGTGTACCTCAACGAAGCTTTCATTCAGCTGCGGCGCGATGGGGGCAACCACGTTGCCGCACCTGTGTGCCGTGCCGCCAGCACTACGCTCGTTATTTCCCCCAACAACGAACTGGTGCTGCCGTGCTACCACCTAGGTACGCAACAATTCCCTATTGCTGGCCAGCTCTTCGACCTCTACAACTCCGCCACGGTGCAGCAGCTAGCAGCGCTGGAAGGGCGGCTACCGCAGTGTGAAGGCTGCACCATCAACTGCTACATGCAACCTAGCTTCGCCGTCGAAACCAGCAAGTATTTCTGGCAGGCCTTACCAAGTACGTTGAAGTACAACCTGCATAAGGGCACGTGGAAGCGCATGCTCACTCGCTAGAAGAGCGTGTCAGAAGAGTGTTGCCACTAAGTACAACCCAGAGAAAGGCTTACTATATTTTCACTTACGTCTGTATTTAGACGACTATATCACTCAATCACTTTTCCTATGCCTGCTCTGATTCTGCCCGTTCATGGTGTCACGCCTCAACTAGGCCCTAATTGTTTCGTTGCAGATAATGCGACTATTGTGGGGGATGTAGTGCTAGGTGCTGACTGCACGGTGTGGTTCAATGCCGTTATTCGCGGCGATGTGAACAGCATTCGTATTGGGGAGCGAACCAACATTCAGGATGGAGCCGTGTTGCACTGCACCTACCAGCGGGCAGCTACCACCCTAGGATCGCGCGTCAGCATTGGCCACCGGGCCATTGTGCACGGTTGCACCGTTGAAGACGACGTGCTGATTGGTATGGGCGCCATTGTGATGGATCACGCGATAGTAGGCAAAGGCTGCATTATCGCAGCGGGAGCGGTAGTCCTGGAAAATACCCAGTGCGAGCCCGGCTACCTCTACGCAGGCGTGCCGGCTCGCAAAATAAAGCCGGTGACAGAAGAACAACGTAGCAATTTGTTACGCACAGCCGACAATTATGTGCTGTATGCTAGCTGGTTTAAAGCGGAATAGTGTTTGTAAAAAATGAACAAAGCGCCGAAAAGGAATCTCAAGTGCTGGTAGAGACGGTATCTTTATCGGTATCGGTGCTGTGGTTATTCTAATCGGTGGCTTGATTGGGGAAGCAAATTTCGTTTCTACCATCGGCGGAATCATTTTTCCTACCGGCGTGGTCATGTTGATTATAGCTCTGATGCGAGGTACGTAATTAATGTTGCTTACCTAGGTTCAACAGTTGAATGTCAACAAAAAGGGAGGCTCTACATTTGTAGAGCCTCCCTTTTTGCGTGAAAACCAAGTATGGGAAGGTTATAGATCTAACTCGCTATCTGGCTGCTCATCTTGCTGTTGCGTATTCGTAACGCGTAGCTGTACCAACTCTACCACGCGCTTCGAGCGCTTCAGAATGCGGAACTCATAATTTTCGAGCACAGCGACGTCGCCTACTTCTGGAATGTTCCCATAAATCAGGTTGAGCAGGCCGCCTACCGTTTCGTAATCTTCGCCTTCGGGTAGCGCGTAGGGTAGGTACTCGTTCGCGTCAGAAATAGGGGTTGCAGCGTTTACCCGGTATTCGTTCTCCGAGACTTTTTCTACCACAGGCACCTCGTTGTCGTACTCGTCCTGAATTTCGCCTACTAGCTCTTCGATAATATCCTCAATTGTGACGATACCAGAAACGCCGCCAAACTCGTCGCTCACAATGGCAATGTGCATGTGCTTGCGCTGAAACTGGCGCAGCAAGCGGTTGATCTTCTTCGTCTCAGGTACAAAGTAAGCCGGGCGCATAATCTTGGAAAGCTCTACCGACTCATTGCGCCGGATAAGCTGGAGCAAGTCTTTCACGTAGAGAATACCCACGATATTGTCAATCGACTCCTCGTACACGGGAATGCGAGAGTATCCCTCGCTGTACACCGTTTCGAGGACGGTGTCTTGCGGCGACTTTACATCGATGGCAGCAATCTTGGTGCGCGGCACCATGATTTGCTTCACCATCCGGTCGTTGAATTCGAACACATTCTCGATCAACTCGTGCTCCGACTCCTGAATCTCACCGCTCTGTTTGCTCTGGTCGAGCAGCAACCGAATCTCTTCGGCGGAGTGCACATCCCCGCTGTGCGACACCTGACCACCAAAGAAGCCCGCTACCAGGTTCGATAGCTTATTAAGCATCCAGATAAACGGAAACGTGATGAGGTAGAAGCCTCGCAAAGGGGCTGCGATGATCAAGCTCGTGTTTTCAGGCTGCTGAATCGCTAGCACTTTAGGCGCTTGCTCCCCAATTACAATGTGTAAGGTGGTGATCAGCGAAAAAGATGTGCCTAGTGCAACGCGGTGCACTGTATCGGCCGACCAAGTCAGATCAAGCTTGTGAATAATAGCCAATACAATCTCAGCTACAACACTCTCGCCGATCCAGCCAAGGGCAAGGGAGGCGAGTGTAATACCTAGCTGAGTTGCGGAAAGATAAGCATCGAGGTTGTGGAGTAGCGAGAGAGTTAGCTTTGCTAATCGATTGCCTTCCTGTGCTTTGACCTCCATTTGGGAGATACGTAGCTTGACCAAAGCAAACTCTGCTGCTACAAAAAATCCGTTCAGCAAAACCAGCAGAACGGTAAATAGTATGTTTAAGCCCATAGTGTCGGTTGCATAGGCTTAGCCGGCCTAGCACCCATTTTATCACAAAAGTACGAGATTCCGCTCAAGCGGTTCGGAGTAAAGAACAAGACAACAGTCTGGCATGCATGCTAGTTCATCTGGATTATAAATGCTTATAGCAGAAAGTGTGACACTTCCTGCCGAACTTTGTTTGTTCTCTTACTGAACTTTGCCTCTTTGTTACTGCCTGTTTATGCCTCGAAAAATAAGTTTGCTGACCTTTCTGCTCGCATGGTGCTTTGTGCTGGCAGCTTCGGCCCAGGTGCTCACGCCCACCAAACTCTCTACTGCCGTCAGCAAACCGGCCGCTCAAGTAGGAGAGGAAATAGAGTTGATTGTAAATGCTAAAATCGACGATAAGTGGCACCTCTACGCTACCGACTTCGATCCGGACTTAGGTCCAACGGTATTTTCTTTCACTTTTCCGAAAAGTGCTGCTTATGAAATCGTAGGCAAACCCAAATCGGTTGGGGCAACGAAGCATTTCGACGACGTTTTTAAAGGCGACGTCATGTACTTTGAAAAAACTGGCCAGATTCGTCAGCGCATTCGGGTGCTCCAGCCAGGGCCGCTCACCATTCAAGCTAGCGTAGAATACCAGAGCTGCACCGACGTAGATGGGCGCTGCATCCCCGGCGACGAAAAGCTGAGCTTTGGTACGATCGACGTGACGGGCAAAGCGGCGGCTCCTGCCAAGCCTAGCAAACCAACTGGGGCTCTCACCCCAGCTTCAGCTGATAGTGTTGCCTTGGCCACCGTAGCGCCCCAAAAAGCTACAGCAGCTACCTCGTCAATAGCAGCTGCCCCAGTTGATACAACTACGGGGTCGGCCGCCGCAGCCACGTCATCTGTTACTACCAACGCGCCCGGCTCAACTCCGAGCAATGCATCTGCTGCCGTGGTAGCACCAGCTGTTACCGCTGGCGCCGCTGCTGATGGTGGCGGTTTATGGAGCTTTGGCTTTGTCGCTTTTCTCTCTGGCTTAGCTGCCCTAATTACGCCCTGTGTATTCCCCATGGTACCCATGACGGTGTCGTTCTTCACCGGTAGCGCCGACAGCCGCAGCCAAGGTATTTTGAAGGCTTTGGTGTACGGGTTGTCTATTATTCTGATTTATACCATCATTGGGGTCGTAGTAGCGCGACTGCTGGGGGAAGACGGACCCAACTTCATGGCCACGCACTGGCTGCCTAACCTGATCTTCTTTGTGGTCTTTGTGGTGTTCGGCCTGTCGTTTTTAGGGCTGTTCGAAATTACACTACCGCACGCCATTGTGAATAAGGCCGACGCGCAAGCCGACAAAGGCGGTTGGCTAGGGGTATTTTTTATGGCTTTTACGCTGGTGCTCGTGTCGTTTTCCTGCACAGGTCCTATCGTGGCTACGGTGCTTGGCCTAGCTGCCCGCGGCCAAACGATTATGCCAGTAGTCGGCATGTTTGGCTTCTCGTTAGCGTTTGCGCTGCCTTTTACCCTGTTCGCCATTTTTCCTTCGTGGCTCAAGAGCTTACCGCGGTCAGGAGGCTGGCTTAATACGGTGAAGGTGGTACTAGGCTTCGTCGAACTAATGCTGGCTCTCAAATTCTTGAGCATGGCTGACCTAGCTTACCATTGGAATATCCTCAACCGCGACGTGTATTTGGTGCTGTGGATTGTGTTGTCAGCTCTGTTAGGCTTGTACCTGCTGGGTAAGTTCAAGCTTTCCCACGACAGCGACTTGCCCCACGTTAGCGTCGGCCGTTTGTTGATGGCAGTACTTGCTTTCAGCTTTATGGTGTACTTGGTGCCAGGCTTGTTTGGTGCACCATTGCCACTGCTAGCCGGCTACCTGCCGCCCCAAAGCAACCGGGATTTCAGCCTAGCCAACACGGAAGCACCTGCTGTAGCGGCGGCTAACACCTTATGTGAGCAGCCACGGTATACAGAGTACCTCGAACTGCCACACGGTTTGCAAGGCTACTTCGACTTAGAGCAAGCCAAACGTTGTGCACGTCAGCAGCACAAGCCCATTTTTATTGACTTCACGGGCCACGCCTGCGTGAACTGCCGCAAGATGGAAGCTACCGTTTGGAGCGATCCGCAAGTACTCAAGCGCCTACGCGAGGACTACGTGGTAGTGGCTTTGTATGTCGACGACAAAACTGAGTTGCCTAAAGACGAATGGTACACCTCGAAGCGCGATGGGCAGGAGAAAACGACGCTAGGTAAGCAGAACGCGGACTTGCAAGTAGTAAACTACGGCGTTAATGCCCAGCCTTACTACGTGCTCCTGAACCCTGACGGCACCAGCAACCAGCCCATCGTGACCCCCGTAGCCTACGAGCCTGATGTCGCTGACTTTGTAAAGTTCTTAGATGCTGGGCTCGCTAGCTACCATCAGCAGGCAGCGCCAGTTGCCAGCCGCTAATCGCAAAATCAGCCGCTCAATCTTGCCGATTTTCAAATACTAACGCAGTTTGACTGAGTAGTTTGCTAGATAAACAATAAAAAAGGGAGCCACAGTCACGACTGTTGGCTCCCTTTTTACGTAGATTCGCCGTGCAAAAACGGATAAGAATATAAAATAAAAAGGCTGCACCCACCCAGATGCAGCCTCTTAAATAAGAACGCACCCACCCAGATACGTTCCGTTTTTCCCCTCACACATTGTCCACCCAAAAAGCTGTAGAAGAAGGGTTCGAACCTCCACGGTGTAGTTAGCCGGCCGCCGGACCAGTTTCTCCCAAATCACCACCCCCGAGAGAGGAGGGCATGTCTGCCAATTTCATCATTCTACATTTTGAATCGCTCGCCGTTCGCGATTGATTATGACAAATGTAGAGGAAGAATCCTTATTATAAAAACATTGATGGCTTTCAATTGAAAATTTACACTATTTTTAATTTTTAGCTATTATTTTTGAAAGCCGAATAATCACCCCACCCAAATAATATGAGGAATTACGAACTTGATGACACCGATCGTAAGATTCTGGCGCTGTTGCTAGAAGACGCCAAAATGCCCTATACTGAGATTGCGCGGAAGGTGCATGTCTCGGGAGGTACGGTGCACGTCCGGATGGCCCGGATGGAGGAGCTAGGTATTGTGCAAGGTGCTACCTTACGCGTTGATTATCAGAAGCTAGGTTATGGAATGACCGCTTTCTTGGGTATCTATCTGCTGAAAAGCTCGCTATACAACAGCGTGGCTGAGCAGTTACGAAAGATCCCGGAAGTGGTAAGTATCTACTACACGACGGGTAACTACGGGATGTTTACTCGCATTGTGTGCCGCGATACGCAGCACCTGCGCGACGTGCTCCACGACCAAGTGCAGCACATTGAAGGCATCGAACGCACCGAGACGCTTATCTCGCTTGAAGAAACGCTTAACCGTCCTGTACAGCTTCGCTAAGCGCTTAGCTAGGTCCAACAAAAAAGAGCGCCCAGTTATGGGCGCTCTTTTTTGTTGGACCTAGGTTGTTAGCCTACATGGTTGTTTTGGTGCTGGTTGTCGTTTTGGTCGTCTTGCTAGAAGCGGCCGATGACTCTTTGTGCACCGGAGTAGTAGTGGTTTTGGTCGAAGCAGCTTTTGTGCTCGTGGCTCCCGTGGAAGTAGTGGTCTTCGTAGTGGAAGTAGCAACGGCGGGTTTGGTAGTCGTCTTCGACGTTTTTGTGGAAGTGCTGCTGTGGCTCGCCTGCTGGGTAGTAGGAGTTTGTGCCATTGCAACGGAGCCAACTAGGCTCAGCAAACAGGTAAGCTGAAGAGCGCGGAACATAGGGAGAAATATTAGGTGAGAAAGTAATAGCATAACGAAATACCGTTCTAAAAGTTGAGCTTACAACGGACAAGTATTGGCTAAGCTAATTACTAGTATATATTCTTTCCTACGCTTCTGAAAGTGAGTATCTTTCGTGGCTGTCCTGTTTCGCTCGTGTCCTAGCTCATGAGAGTCTGTTTACCTACCTTATCGCTTTTGTTGTTAGGTGTAACTCCCCGCGCGAGTTATGCGCAGAGCTTGCCAGCAGTCTACCTAAATGCCCGGAACCAGGCAACCGTGCCGGATAGTGCTACGCATTATCGCGTAGTAGATCAGAAAGAAGAAGCTGGCGGGCACGTCATGCGCGAGTACTCACTAGCCGGTACGTTGCTGCTACAAGGGACGCTGTCGGCCATTGATCCAGCGGTGCGCAATGGTCTGTTTACCTGGTTTCACCCCAATGGGGCCAAAGCTAGCCAAGTACACTACCACGATGATGTAGCGAATGGCTTATACCTAGCCTGGTACGAGGACGGACGCGTAAGTCAGCGTGGCGAATACGCGAACGGGCGACGTACTGGACGCTGGCTTAGTGTGCATCGCAACGGACAAAAGCGTTCGGAGGGGCATTATTTGGTAGGGAGGCAGCACGGCGAATGGCACTACTACTTTAATACGGGTCAGCTGAGTGCTGTAGAGCGCCTAAACCAAGGGCGTAGTTTGAACCTAGCGCTGTATCAAGCTGATGGCAGCCCTAGCTTGGCCGCAGGACAGCGCCGGCGCGCACCGGAGTTTCCGGGCGGCGAAGCTGCATTGCTCAGTTACCTAGCCCGTAATACCGTTTACCCCAAAACTGACCGGCAGCGCAATATTACGGGCAGCGTATACGTGACCTACACCGTTGGCGAAGATGGCCAAGTAGGGCAGGTGCACGTCGTGCGCGGGCTCTCTCCCGAGGCCGACAGCGAAGCTAGGCGTGTAGTAGCTAGCCTGCCCGCATTCCGACCCGGCTCCGAGTATAATGTGCCGACGGCTATGACGTACACGTTGCCAATCCACTTTGCTCCATCATTTACGCTATTACACGGCATACGTCCGGCCCAGGAGCCACCAACGGAAGCGCGCGCAGGTTATCCGGACGACGGCTTGTGATGCCTCGGTCGGTTAAACCGGTCTCTCCATCGGTTGCTTTGAGAGGGTAATTTCAATAAGCAGCTGTACGTGAAGTACTTGTTGATTTAAGCATAGTTTGGGCCGAGGCCAGCTGGCATAACGCTTGAGTTAAGAAGGGAAGACGCGTCTTAAAACTTCCTTTCCGAGCAGTATCGGGCACAATGGATCCCGATTGCTCCCTTTCAACTCAATAAGCGTAACTGCTTTTCTTATGAAAACTTCCCTGCTTTCCGTTGCTGCTGCTTTTTGCTTGCTAGCTTCCACCACTTCCAACGCCGCTAAACTCCCGCTAACTATTGGTACTAGCTACCAAGAAGGTCGGCAAGATGATCATGACAAGGATCGTAAGCACGACAAAGACCACAAGCCTACTCCTGCCGAGCGTGCCAAGTGGGAAGCCGAGCACAAGAAGGATGGCAAAGGCTTCAAGAAGAACGACCAGGACTTCAACTATGGCTACGATAAGAACCACAAGGTAACTGCTGCGGAGCGGTCCAAATGGGAGGCCGACCATAAGAACGACCGCCCAGGTTTCGGCGCCAAGGGGAAAGATTTCAACTACGGCTACGACAAAAACCACAAAGTGACGCCCGCCGAACGTACGAAGTGGGAAGCTGAGCACAAGAACGACCGTGACCACGATGGTCGCAGCAAATAAGGTCTAGCCTTTAGAACACGAAAAAGCCCCGCTCCTTTAAGAAAGAGCGGGGCTTTTCTATGAAGTGCCTAGGTGAACTAAGCGGTTACTTGCGCATCTAGTTTCTGAGCGAGTACGTGCTTCGGAACGGCACCTACTTGCTTATCAACGATTTGGCCGTTTTTGAACACCAGCAGCGTCGGGATGCTGCGGATGCCGAACTTGGCCGACGTCTGAGGGTTAGAATCTACGTCAACTTTGCCGATAACGGCTTTGCCTTCGTATTCGCCAGCCAACTCTTCCACTACCGGGCCAACCATGCGGCACGGGCCACACCACTCGGCCCAGAAGTCCACGAGTACAGGCTTATCGGAGTTGATAATTTGGTCGAAGTTAGCATCGGTAATTTCGATGGCTTTGTGTCCCATGATAGTCGGGGTTTATGTTCAAAAGATGTGCTGTTTACGGTCAACCAGGCCGCAAGGTAGCAGTTGGGAGTTCAACAAGCTGCAATGTATAAAGTTCAAAAAACGAATCGATAAACGTATATACATGATTTGTTGAACGCTTCTACCTTGGTAGTGGTCAAACCAAGGCTAGCAACAGAAGCTACTGAGGTTTGTTCAGCACAAAGTCTAGCGTACGAGCGTCGTCGTGGGCGCGGTTGCGCAGTTTGTAGAAGACGTAGAGGTTGAAGAAGTGCATCGCGCCCAGGATGAGAATGATCGTTCCGACCTTAACACTGAGCGTCTCGACGGTCTGTTGGTAGCTGTGCACTTCGGCCGTGCTACGCAAAGTGAGCGTAGCATATCCTACATTGATTAAGTAAAAACCCGTGATTAACAGCTTGTTGACAGAGTCAGCGAGGGCTTCGTTGCCGTGAAAAATGTCGACCAGAAAAGTGCGGCCATTGGTGAAGAGGGTACGGGCTACCCATACCGTTAGGAGTACCGTGATGGGCAGATAAGCCCCGTAGACTAACAGATAATAGTTCATGATTTTTAGATTAGAAGTGAATGGTTAAAGCTGAAAATTGAGAAGGCGAATACAGGGTAGGAGGGCGTGCATTGCGCATACAAAAAGCTAGGGTAGCTGTGGGAGTAAGTTGGCCAGCGCTAGGTTGCAGGTAGGAAAGCGAAACATGAAGCCGCTTTCTAGCAGCCGTTGAGGCACTACCTTGCGGCTTTTCAGAAC
This Hymenobacter sp. GOD-10R DNA region includes the following protein-coding sequences:
- a CDS encoding OmpA family protein, with product MKTLRSYFAFMLALLLLGTNFAQAQDSAKTKKPWSKTAKGGLLGAGGGAVVGGVLGRVIGGKNSTAGGAIIGAAVGGGAGALIGRRMDKQAAELKKDMEGAKVERVGEGIKITFNSGILFAKNSATLTSAAAENINTLATTLKKYGDTNVLIEGHTDNTGTDAINDPLSKRRAQAVANAITAQGIDTSRLTTQGYGSKQPVADNSTEAGRTANRRVEVAIYANEKLKKAAEKGTI
- a CDS encoding endonuclease III — encoded protein: MTPDQKTWQNHLILHEFYGPLPLAPRRTPMRELISTLLSHRTTHVAEELAYSRMLEEFGDWEGVLVAPLAALAHAIRTTRWPDTQAPRIQEILRRIKAERGEFNLDFLAEWPVEKGLQWLTDMPGIGLKTASLVLLFNFQKPVLPVDTHVHRVAQRVGMIGPKVSVEKAHQLLLAQLPKDPVVLLNFHKHNYWHGQHICFFAKPDCARCPLKGFCNYYEEHYGPATAEALAATPKHWDIAWGELQH
- a CDS encoding radical SAM protein, whose product is MRLVRHPVLCNYYVTYRCNARCSFCDIWEKPSPYILLADVEQNLRDLKRLGVSVIDFTGGEPLLHRQIHEFVGLAHELGFITTLTTNCLLYPKYAERLRGKVDMLHFSLDASEKEVHDKGRGVACFDFVLESIRVAKELGERPDILFTVFRENLADLEAVYRDIAQPNGLMLIINPAFEYNSVATGEQLTTAELDYLSAFGKRKGVYLNEAFIQLRRDGGNHVAAPVCRAASTTLVISPNNELVLPCYHLGTQQFPIAGQLFDLYNSATVQQLAALEGRLPQCEGCTINCYMQPSFAVETSKYFWQALPSTLKYNLHKGTWKRMLTR
- a CDS encoding gamma carbonic anhydrase family protein gives rise to the protein MPALILPVHGVTPQLGPNCFVADNATIVGDVVLGADCTVWFNAVIRGDVNSIRIGERTNIQDGAVLHCTYQRAATTLGSRVSIGHRAIVHGCTVEDDVLIGMGAIVMDHAIVGKGCIIAAGAVVLENTQCEPGYLYAGVPARKIKPVTEEQRSNLLRTADNYVLYASWFKAE
- a CDS encoding hemolysin family protein codes for the protein MGLNILFTVLLVLLNGFFVAAEFALVKLRISQMEVKAQEGNRLAKLTLSLLHNLDAYLSATQLGITLASLALGWIGESVVAEIVLAIIHKLDLTWSADTVHRVALGTSFSLITTLHIVIGEQAPKVLAIQQPENTSLIIAAPLRGFYLITFPFIWMLNKLSNLVAGFFGGQVSHSGDVHSAEEIRLLLDQSKQSGEIQESEHELIENVFEFNDRMVKQIMVPRTKIAAIDVKSPQDTVLETVYSEGYSRIPVYEESIDNIVGILYVKDLLQLIRRNESVELSKIMRPAYFVPETKKINRLLRQFQRKHMHIAIVSDEFGGVSGIVTIEDIIEELVGEIQDEYDNEVPVVEKVSENEYRVNAATPISDANEYLPYALPEGEDYETVGGLLNLIYGNIPEVGDVAVLENYEFRILKRSKRVVELVQLRVTNTQQQDEQPDSELDL
- a CDS encoding protein-disulfide reductase DsbD family protein, translating into MPRKISLLTFLLAWCFVLAASAQVLTPTKLSTAVSKPAAQVGEEIELIVNAKIDDKWHLYATDFDPDLGPTVFSFTFPKSAAYEIVGKPKSVGATKHFDDVFKGDVMYFEKTGQIRQRIRVLQPGPLTIQASVEYQSCTDVDGRCIPGDEKLSFGTIDVTGKAAAPAKPSKPTGALTPASADSVALATVAPQKATAATSSIAAAPVDTTTGSAAAATSSVTTNAPGSTPSNASAAVVAPAVTAGAAADGGGLWSFGFVAFLSGLAALITPCVFPMVPMTVSFFTGSADSRSQGILKALVYGLSIILIYTIIGVVVARLLGEDGPNFMATHWLPNLIFFVVFVVFGLSFLGLFEITLPHAIVNKADAQADKGGWLGVFFMAFTLVLVSFSCTGPIVATVLGLAARGQTIMPVVGMFGFSLAFALPFTLFAIFPSWLKSLPRSGGWLNTVKVVLGFVELMLALKFLSMADLAYHWNILNRDVYLVLWIVLSALLGLYLLGKFKLSHDSDLPHVSVGRLLMAVLAFSFMVYLVPGLFGAPLPLLAGYLPPQSNRDFSLANTEAPAVAAANTLCEQPRYTEYLELPHGLQGYFDLEQAKRCARQQHKPIFIDFTGHACVNCRKMEATVWSDPQVLKRLREDYVVVALYVDDKTELPKDEWYTSKRDGQEKTTLGKQNADLQVVNYGVNAQPYYVLLNPDGTSNQPIVTPVAYEPDVADFVKFLDAGLASYHQQAAPVASR
- a CDS encoding Lrp/AsnC ligand binding domain-containing protein — protein: MRNYELDDTDRKILALLLEDAKMPYTEIARKVHVSGGTVHVRMARMEELGIVQGATLRVDYQKLGYGMTAFLGIYLLKSSLYNSVAEQLRKIPEVVSIYYTTGNYGMFTRIVCRDTQHLRDVLHDQVQHIEGIERTETLISLEETLNRPVQLR
- a CDS encoding TonB family protein — encoded protein: MLLGVTPRASYAQSLPAVYLNARNQATVPDSATHYRVVDQKEEAGGHVMREYSLAGTLLLQGTLSAIDPAVRNGLFTWFHPNGAKASQVHYHDDVANGLYLAWYEDGRVSQRGEYANGRRTGRWLSVHRNGQKRSEGHYLVGRQHGEWHYYFNTGQLSAVERLNQGRSLNLALYQADGSPSLAAGQRRRAPEFPGGEAALLSYLARNTVYPKTDRQRNITGSVYVTYTVGEDGQVGQVHVVRGLSPEADSEARRVVASLPAFRPGSEYNVPTAMTYTLPIHFAPSFTLLHGIRPAQEPPTEARAGYPDDGL
- the trxA gene encoding thioredoxin; the protein is MGHKAIEITDANFDQIINSDKPVLVDFWAEWCGPCRMVGPVVEELAGEYEGKAVIGKVDVDSNPQTSAKFGIRSIPTLLVFKNGQIVDKQVGAVPKHVLAQKLDAQVTA